From Thermincola ferriacetica, the proteins below share one genomic window:
- a CDS encoding accessory gene regulator ArgB-like protein encodes MLNINRIAVKTGVYLARELNLNRQKEVKIIFGMELALAAVIKTISVMLLAYLLGVLKETVVLVFTAGVFRLASGGEHCRAFYRCLVGGTLVFPLLGIVVKTLNAVINFQVYTAAIYVSVPVVFAIVWKYAPGDTENKRIPEKREKARFKRLSLYIASVFFIVAELFLVAGVFTEFVLAILTGLVWQAFTITPAGYRFIGGIDSILRLSK; translated from the coding sequence ATGTTGAATATTAACCGTATCGCAGTAAAGACGGGCGTTTATCTGGCCCGGGAATTAAACCTGAACAGGCAAAAAGAAGTTAAAATTATATTTGGTATGGAATTGGCGCTGGCAGCCGTTATCAAAACAATCAGCGTTATGCTACTGGCATATTTATTGGGTGTTTTAAAAGAAACGGTGGTATTGGTATTTACAGCCGGTGTTTTTCGCCTGGCATCAGGAGGAGAACATTGCCGGGCTTTTTACCGGTGTTTAGTGGGAGGAACGCTGGTTTTTCCTTTGCTTGGAATTGTGGTGAAGACCTTGAATGCAGTAATTAATTTTCAGGTGTACACAGCAGCGATTTATGTCTCTGTTCCGGTAGTTTTTGCTATAGTCTGGAAATATGCTCCCGGTGATACAGAAAATAAACGTATACCGGAGAAAAGGGAAAAAGCCAGGTTTAAAAGGTTGTCCCTATATATCGCCAGTGTTTTCTTTATTGTCGCTGAATTGTTTCTGGTTGCCGGGGTATTTACGGAGTTTGTTTTGGCTATATTGACAGGTCTGGTTTGGCAGGCTTTTACCATAACTCCGGCAGGATATAGGTTTATCGGGGGAATTGACAGTATTCTGCGCCTTTCCAAATAA
- a CDS encoding LytR/AlgR family response regulator transcription factor: MALEVLIADDEQYVAVYLKKIIEEVEDVKVVAIASDGKEAVKMVEKLRPQVVCLDIDMPEMNGIAVARELAEVYPQLNFVFVTAYPDYALEAFELYSFDYILKPLDEKRIQKTIRKLKEKVSREEVSRVQNDEKLLIKVDGRKVFADFDEIIYFESYTPKVLIKTIKDEYLIRSSIHELEQHLSKDFFRCHKGYVVNLKYIKEIIPSGRTFEILLKTGDKVLLSREKEKELREKFKYNSMN; this comes from the coding sequence TTGGCTTTAGAGGTGCTGATAGCCGATGATGAACAATATGTGGCGGTTTACCTGAAGAAGATTATTGAGGAAGTGGAAGATGTAAAAGTAGTGGCTATAGCCAGTGATGGTAAAGAAGCTGTAAAAATGGTGGAAAAGTTAAGACCTCAGGTGGTTTGTCTGGACATAGATATGCCGGAAATGAACGGGATTGCAGTGGCAAGGGAATTAGCCGAAGTTTACCCGCAGTTAAATTTTGTTTTTGTTACGGCTTACCCTGACTATGCTTTGGAGGCTTTTGAACTGTATTCCTTTGATTATATTTTGAAGCCATTGGACGAAAAAAGGATACAGAAGACGATAAGGAAATTGAAAGAGAAAGTTTCCAGGGAAGAGGTCAGTAGGGTGCAGAACGACGAAAAACTATTGATCAAGGTTGACGGGCGCAAAGTGTTTGCTGATTTTGATGAAATTATTTATTTTGAAAGTTATACTCCCAAGGTTTTAATAAAAACTATAAAGGACGAATATTTAATTAGAAGCAGCATACATGAATTGGAACAGCATTTAAGTAAAGATTTTTTCAGGTGCCACAAAGGATATGTAGTCAATCTGAAATATATAAAGGAGATAATACCATCTGGACGCACTTTTGAGATTTTATTAAAAACCGGAGATAAAGTTTTGTTGAGCCGGGAAAAAGAAAAAGAATTACGCGAGAAATTTAAATATAATTCGATGAATTAA
- a CDS encoding cyclic lactone autoinducer peptide produces the protein MFRLPKTMILRFASAVLLFVAATGVNTACWLYWYQPKMMEE, from the coding sequence ATGTTCAGGCTGCCAAAGACGATGATTTTACGTTTTGCTTCGGCGGTACTGTTGTTTGTAGCGGCCACCGGAGTTAATACGGCATGCTGGTTATACTGGTACCAGCCGAAGATGATGGAGGAGTAG